CGCTGGCAGCAGCCGATGATCATCTCGATCGCCGCCATGGTTCCCGGCGCGGCTTCGGCGCGGTCCGCCTCGTCGCGCGAGATGCCGCCTTCTTCGAGAAACTGGAGCATGATGTCGACGTGCGTGCGCGGGCCGGCAAGCTCTTCCATGAAATTTTCCAGCACGGTGTCCATGAGGCCGTAGTCTTTCGCAGCCACGGCGTTCACGGCGATATAGCCGAAGAAGATCGGATTGGTGCGCACGCGGAGATAATGCTGAACTTCGCCTAAGATAATCTGCTCGCGCGTCCAGCGGTGCTGTAAAATTCCCTGAAACCACGGGTGCTCGCCCATCGGCACTTCTTCGGCATAGCCCCAAAGCTCGGCGATGAATTCATCCGGGGACATAAAGATACTCAGTCCTCAGACCTCAGCACTGTAGTTATACCGCCAGCGGGACGGTCATGAAAACATGCGGCTCGTTGCCGACGACGCGCGAGACATGTCCCTTGCCGGTCAGGTCT
This window of the Candidatus Binatia bacterium genome carries:
- a CDS encoding iron-containing redox enzyme family protein, with product MSPDEFIAELWGYAEEVPMGEHPWFQGILQHRWTREQIILGEVQHYLRVRTNPIFFGYIAVNAVAAKDYGLMDTVLENFMEELAGPRTHVDIMLQFLEEGGISRDEADRAEAAPGTMAAIEMIIGCCQRRSALEGVAMLSFVESQLGGPDKVSANVYRELTGHYGFSPRAAETYRLHAEQDTGHGLRQIEAIGRFATDAETQEQVRCAVKLGLTAFSLEWDGHVQAMTGRREFWSGTQRLRLRQPEVRLPEDRR